In the genome of Streptomyces fagopyri, the window CGCTCCTGACCCAGCCTGACCAGGCCTCGAAGCACCTTGAGGTGGGCCTCGGTCCGCCGCTGGGCGGCCCGGTAGGCCCCCAGCGGCTCCAGGAGCATGCGCATCTCCAGCAGATCCGCGGCCTCCTGCTCGGTCGGCTCCGCCACGCACGCGCCCGCGTGCCGGCGGGTGAGGACGAACCCCTCGGCCTCCAGGGTGCGCAGAGCCTCCCGCACCGGGACGCGCGAGACGCCGTAGCGGCGCGCGAGCAGTTCCTCGGTGAGCCGGCCGCCGCGCTCGTAGACACCCGCGACGATGTCGTCGCGGATCGCCGTGCATACCGAGTGCGCGGGAATGCGCATGACCGGACCTCCGCCTTAATCCCCGCGAAACGCGGTCGATCGACGCTCTTTCGGCGACTCTATTGCAGGGAGCCGGAATTTCCGATGGCGGGCCGGAATCCATGGATATTTTTTGGACAGACAGCAGTTCGAAACGACGAAGCCCCGGCTCGGGTGAACCGGGGCTTCACAAGGACGGGCACCTCTCGTCAGACGTTCACGCCGTGCGAGCGGAGGTAGGCGACCGGGTCGATGTCGGAGCCGTACTCCGCCGTGGTGCGGGCCTCGAAGTGGAGGTGGGGCCCGGTGGTGTTTCCGGTGGCCCCGGAGAGGCCCAGCACGCCGCCGGGCGTGACGGTCTGGCCCACGGCCACACCGATGGACGACAGGTGGCCGTACATCGTGTACGTACCGTCGTGCATCCGCAGGACGATCTGGTTGCCGTAGGCGCCGCCCCAGCCCGCCGTGACGACCGTGCCCGAGCCGACCGCGTGGACCGGGGTCCCGGACGCGGCGTGGAAGTCGACGCCGGTGTGGCTGCCGGAGGACCAGAGGCTGCCGCCGGCCTTGTAACCCGTGGAGACGTACGAGCCGGGGATCGGCAGGACGAAGGTGTTGAGACGCTTGCGCTCGGCGGCGCGGGCGGCGCGCTCCTTGGCCGCGCGCTCCTTCCTCGCCTCCTCGACGGCCCGCTTGCGCGCGGCCTGTTCGGCCTTCTCGCGGGCGGCGGCCTCGTCGGCGGCCCGCTGCTGCGCGGCGGCCTGGGCGTCGATCTGGGCGGCGACCGAGTCGCCGATGGTGATCGCCTGGGTCAGTCCGGTCTGCTCGACGGAGCTGTCCGCGGCGAAGGCCGGGGCGGCCAGGGTTCCGATGACACCGGTGGTGGTGAGCGCCGCGACGCCGACGGCGTTCGAGGTGGTGCGCTTCACGCGGCTCGGCCGACGGTGTTTCCCGGGGCCACAGGTGAACGCCATGAAGGGGCTGGGTCCTTTCCTTCCCTCTCGCCTACCGGGTTAGCTGACGGGTTCGGAGCAGGAAGGTCTCCTACGGACGCCCTCGCGGGGAGGGGGTCCGATTCACCCCAGGGACTGCGTACGGGTCCCCGGCTCCCCTGGCTCGCACCGTACGGGGACTCGGCGATGACTGTCCGGTGCCGCGGACGCGGCGCACTGCCTGACGAACAGCCGGACCGACGCTAAGCGGGCCGTCTTTCGATCGACAAACGGAACACGGTTTTTGTAGTGCATGCCACAGGGCGGAAAGGCAACCTCCCTATCAATACGGACAAATTGAGGATGTTGTCCGGGCAAAAAGGGGCCCGGGCGACTCTTCGGTCACCCGGGCCCCTGGACTCGCGTACTCCGCCGCGTACTCCGCGACGCACTCGGCGAGGATTTCCGCCGCGCTCCTACTCGGCGGCCACGACGGTCACTTCACCGATGCCGAGCGCCCTGACGGGCTCCTCGATCTGCGTGGCGTCGCCCACCAGGACGGTGACCAGACGGTCCACCGGGAAGGCGCTCACCGCCGCGGCGGTGGCCTCCACGGTGCCGGTCGCGGCGAGCTGCTGATACAGCGTCGCCTGGTAGTCGTCCGGCAGGTACTGCTCGACCTGGTCGGCGAGCGTGCCCGCGACGGCCGCCGCGGTCTCGAACTTGAGGGGCGCCACACCCACCAGGTTCTGCACGGCGACGTCCCGTTCCGCGTCCGTCAGACCGTCGGCGGCGAGGGTGCGCAGCACCTTCCAGAGGTCGTCCAGCGCGGGCCCGGTGTTCGGTGTGTCCACGGAGCCGCTGATGGCGAGCATCGCGATGCCCGTGCCGTCCGGGGCGGAACGCATCACCTGGCCGAAGGCCCGCACCCCGTAGGTGTAGCCCTTCTCCTCGCGCAGCACGCGGTCCAGGCGCGAGGTGAGGGTGCCGCCGAGGCAGTACGTGCCGAGCACCTGGGCCGGCCAGACACGGTCGTGCCGGTCCGAGCCGACGCGGCCGATCAGCAGCTGCGTCTGGACCGCGCCGGGGCGGTCCACGATGATCACGCGGCCGGTGTCGTCCGCGTTGACCGGCGGCACGGGACGCGGCTCGGCGGAGGAGCCGGTCCAGGCACCGAGCGTCTCGGCGAGCAGCCCGTCGAGGTCCACGCCGGTGAGGTCGCCGACGATCACGGCCGTGGACGTGGCCGGGCGTACGTGCCGGTCGTAGAAGGCGCGGACGCCCGCCGCGTCGATCTTCTGGACGGTCTCCTCGGTGCCCTGCCGGGGACGGGACATCCGCGAGGTCGGCGGGAACAGCTCCTTGGAGAGCTCCTTGGCCGCGCGGCGGGCCGGGTTGGCGCTCTCGTGCGGGATCTCGTCGAGCCGGTTGCGCACCAGCCGCTCGATCTCGCTCTCGGCGAACGCCGGTGCCCTCAGGGCGTCGGCGAGCAGACCGAGCGCCTTGGTCAGGCGCGAGACGGGCACTTCGAGGGACAGGCGTACGCCGGGGTGGTCGGCGTGCGCGTCGAGGGTGGCGCCGCAGCGCTCCAGCTCGGCGGCGAACTCCTCGGCGGAGAGCTTGTCGGTGCCCTCGGAGAACGCGCGCGCCATGATCGTGGCGATGCCGTCGAGACCGGCGGGCTCGGCCTCCAGCGGCGCGGCGAGCAGCACCTCGACCGCGACGACCTGCTGGCCGGGGCGGTCGCAGTGCAGCAGGGTCAGGCCGTTGTCCAGGGTGCCGCGCTCGGGAGCGGGGAACGCCCAGGGCTTGGGCCGGCCGGCCTGCGGCTGCGGGTGGAAGTCCATGGTGGCGAGCTCGGTCACTTCGCCGCCTCCTCGTCGGTGTCGTCGGCGGCCTCGGTGGCTTCGGTGGCTTCGTCCGCGGCGGTGGCCTCGTCGGCGAGCGGCTCGTAGACGAGCACCGCGCGGTTGTCGGGGCGCAGGCGGGCCTTGGCGACCTCCTGGACCTCCTCGGCGGTGATGTCGAGGATGCGCCGCACGGCCGTCAGGGCGAGCAGCGGATCGCCGAACAGGACCGCGTACCGGCACAGTTCGTCGGCACGGCCCGCGACGGTGCCGAGCCGGTCCAGCCACTCGCGCTCCAACTGCGCCTGGGCGCGCTCCATCTCCTCGGTCGTGGGGCCCTCCTCGGCGAACCGGGCGAGCTCCTCGTCGACGGCGGCCTCGATCACCGGGACCTCGACGTCGCCGGACGTCTTCACGTCCAGCCAGCCCAGGGAGGGCGCCCCGGCGAGCCGCAGCAGGCCGAACCCGGCCGCGACGGCGGTGCGGTCGCGGCGTACGAGCCGGTTGTAGAGGCGGGAGGACTCGCCGCCGCCGAGGACGGTCAGGGCGAGGTCGGCCGCGTCGGACGCGCGCGTGCCGTCCTCGGGGAGCCGGTAGGCGGCCATCAGGGCGCGCGCCGGGACCTCCTCCTCGACGACCTCGCGCAGCTGCCCACCCATGGTCTCGGGCAGCGAGCCGTCGCGCGGGGCCTGCTTCCCGTCGTGCCCGGCGATGGAGCCGAAGTACTTCTCGATCCAGGCGAGCGTCTGCTCGGGGTCGATGTCCCCGACGACCGAGAGCACCGCGTTGTTGGGCGCGTAGTAGGTGCGGAAGAACGCGCGGGCGTCCTCCAGCGTCGCCGCGTCCAGGTCCGCCATCGACCCGATCGGCGTGTGGTGGTACGGGTGGCCCTCGGGGTACGCGAGCGCGGTCAGCTTTTCGAAGGCCGTGCCGTAGGGCACGTTGTCGTAGCGCTGCCTGCGCTCGTTCTTGACGACGTCCCGCTGGTTCTCCATGGACTCGTCGTCGAGCGCGGCGAGCAGCGAGCCCATCCGGTCCGCCTCCAGCCAGAGGGCGAGCTCCAGCTGGTGGGCCGGCATCGTCTCGAAGTAGTTGGTGCGCTCGAAGCTGGTGGTCCCGTTGAGCGAACCACCCGCGCCCTGCACCAGTTCGAAGTGGCCGTTGCCCTTCACCTGGCCCGATCCCTGGAACATCAGGTGCTCGAAGAGGTGGGCGAGTCCGGTGCGGCCCTCGACCTCGTGGCGCGAGCCGACGTCGTACCAGAGGCACACCGCCGCGACCGGGGTCAGATGGTCCTCGGAGAGCACCACGCGCAGGCCGTTGGCCAGGCGGTGCTCGGTCGCTGTCAGACCGCCGGAGCCTGTCTCAGCTGTGGCCGTGTGACCCATGGGCATGTACGTCCCTTCGATCGCGGAAACTGCAGAATTCCTGCCGGTCCTGCCACTGTATGCAAGCGTGCCGACAGGTGGCGAAGTTCCCGCGCCCCGTACGCCGAGAGCGAGACTCACCTGCGGCGCGAGGGCGGTCTTCCGCTCGCCGGAAGCGGGCGGAAACGGCCTCCGCGCAGCCGCTACGGACGGGTCGCGGTCCGCGTTGTCAGCGGGGCGGTCCACAATGGTGCGCGTCAGATCCCGTTCATGCCCCGGCAGAGACTGTGAAGGAGCCGCAGCAGCGATGGCCCGCCGCAGCACGAAGACCCCGCAGCCCGACGACTCGTACGAGGAGAAGATCCTCGACATCGACGTCGTGGACGAGATGCAGGGCTCCTTCCTCGAATACGCGTACTCGGTCATCTACTCGCGAGCCCTGCCGGACGCCCGTGACGGCCTCAAGCCCGTACACCGACGCATCGTCTACCAGATGAACGAGATGGGGCTGCGCCCCGACCGCGGCTACGTGAAGTGCGCCCGCGTCGTCGGCGAGGTCATGGGTAAGCTCCACCCGCACGGCGACGCGTCGATCTACGACGCCCTGGTCCGGCTGGCCCAGCCCTTCTCCATGCGCCTGCCGCTGGTCGACGGCCACGGCAACTTCGGCTCGCTCGGCAACGACGACCCGCCGGCCGCGATGCGTTACACCGAGTGCCGGATGGCCGACGCCACGTCACTGATGACCGAGTCCATCGACGAGGACACGGTCGATTTCGCACCGAACTACGACGGCCAGGAGCAGGAGCCCGGCGTCCTCCCGGCGGCGTACCCGAATCTCCTGGTCAACGGCTCGTCGGGGATCGCCGTCGGCATGGCGACCAACATGCCGCCGCACAACCTCGGCGAGGTCGTGGCCGCCGCCCGGCACCTGATCCGCTATCCGGGCGCCGACCTGGACACGCTGATGAAGTACGTGCCGGGCCCCGACCTGCCCACGGGTGGCCGGATCGTCGGCCTGTCCGGGATCAGGGACGCCTACGAGTCCGGCCGCGGCACCTTCAAGATCCGTGCCACGGTGTCGGTGGAGGACGTGACGGCGCGCCGCAAGGGTCTCGTCGTCACCGAACTGCCCTTCACGGTCGGCCCGGAGAAGGTGATCGCGAAGATCAAGGACCTGGTCGGCGCCAAGAAGCTCCAAGGCATCGCCGACGTGAAGGACCTCACCGACCGCGCGCACGGCCTGCGCCTGGTCATCGAGGTCAAGAACGGCTTCGTGCCGGAGGCGGTCCTGGAGCAGCTCTACAAGCTGACGCCGATGGAGGAGTCCTTCGGCATCAACAACGTGGCGCTGGTGGACGGCCAGCCCCTCACCCTGGGCCTCAAGGAGCTCCTGGAGGTCTATCTCGACCACCGCTTCGAGGTCGTGCGCCGGCGCAGCGAGTTCCGCCGCGGCAAGAAGCGCGACCGGCTCCACCTGGTCGAGGGTCTCCTCGTCGCGCTGATCGACATCGACGAGGTCATCCGTCTGATCCGGTCCAGCGAGAACTCGGCGCAGGCCAAGGAGCGCCTGATCGAGCGCTTCTCGCTCTCCGAGATCCAGACGCAGTACATCCTGGACACCCCGCTGCGCCGCCTCACCAAGTTCGACCGCATCGAGCTGGAGTCGGAGCGCGACCGGCTCAACGGCGAGATCGACGAGCTGACCGGGATCCTGGATTCGGACGCCGAGCTGCGCAAGCTGGTCTCCACCGAACTGGCCGCGGTGGCCAAGAAGTTCGGCACCGACCGGCGCACGGTGCTCCTGGAGTCCGCCGGCTCCGCCGCGACGACGGTTCCGCTCCAGGTGGCGGACGCCCCGTGCCGGGTACTGCTGTCCTCGACGGGCCTGCTCGCCCGTACGGCCAACGGCGACGCCTTCGCGGAGGCGGAGGACGCCAAGCGCACCAAGCACGACCTGATCGTCTCCGCGGTGCCCGCGACGGCCCGTGGCGAGATCGGGGTGGTCATCTCCTCGGGCCGGCTGCTGCGGCTGAACGTGATCGACCTTCCGCAGCTGCCGGAGACCGCGGCGGCGCCCAACCTCTCCGGGGGCGCGCCGATCTCGGAGTTCCTGTCCTCCCTGGAGCCGGGCGAGACGGTCGTCTGCCTGACGACGCTCGACGAGTCCTCCCCCGGCCTGGCGCTCGGCACCGAGCAGGGCGTCGTGAAGCGTGTGGTACCCGACTACCCCCTCAACAAGGAGGAGTTGGAGGTCATCACCCTCAAGGACGGCGACCGGATCGTCGGCGCGGTGGAGCTGCGCACCGGCGAGGAGGACCTGGTCTTCGTCACCGACGACGCCCAGTTGCTGCGCTACCAGGCCTCGCAGGTCCGCCCGCAGGGCAGGGCGGCGGGCGGGATGGCCGGCATCAAGCTCACGGACGGCGCGAAGGTGATCTCCTTCACCGTGGTCGACCCCGCGGTGGACGCGGTGGTCTTCACCGTGGCCGGCTCGCGCGGCACGCTGGACGACTCCGTCCAGACCACGGCCAAGCTGACACCGTTCGACCAGTACCCGCGCAAGGGCCGCGCCACGGGCGGTGTGCGCTGCCAGCGGTTCCTGAAGGGCGAGGACTGCCTGTCGCTGGCCTGGGCGGGCGCGGCTCCGGCGCGGGCCTCGCAGAAGAACGGCACACCGGCGGAGCTGCCGGAGATGGACCCGCGGCGTGACGGTTCGGGCGTGTCGCTGGCGAAGACCGTGTCGGTGGTGGCGGGTCCGGTGTAGTGCCGGTTCAGCCCTCCGGGCTCTGCTCCTGTACGTAGCGCAGGACGCCCCACATGCTGTGTTCGTCGGCGTGGGGGGCGTCCTCTTCGCAGGCCGCCAGGTCCTTGCCGAGGGCGGTCGTGTCGATGCCCGAACCGATCAGGACGAGCTGGGTACGGCGTTCACCGGCGGCGGCCCCGGGATCCGGGGCGACGGCCCAGGGCTCGGGACGGAACCGCAGGAACGGCCCGACCGCGTGCACGGCGTAGCGGTTGCGGCGGTCGTGGGCACCGAAGTCGACGTACCCCTTGATGCGGTAGAGCCCCTCCGGTCTGCTGTCGAGGAACTCCATCAACCGCCTTGGGGAGAGCGGGACTTCGGAGGTGAAGGCGAGGGACTCGTAGGCCGTGTGCAGATGACCGGCGTGACCGTCGCGGTCCCGGCGACCATCGCCGCCGGTGCGGCCGTCGTGGTCCGTGCCACCGTCGTGGTCCGTGCGGCCCTCGTGGTCCGTGCGGTCGGCCTCGTCGTGCCTGTGGAGGTCGTCGAAGGAGAGCTGGCCGACGCGGTCCTCGCTGGGCCTGCGGTCGAAGAGGAACTCGGGGTCGACACGGCCGTACACGGCGGACACGACGGCGGCGCGGTCCACGAGGTCCCGTACGGTGCTCAGCACCCGCTCCCCGCCGCCGGCACGGTCGATCTTGTTGACGACGACGAGGTCGGCGAGGGCGAGGTGCCGGTCGATCTCGGGATGCTTCTCGCGCGTACCGTCGAACTCGGCCGCGTCGACCACCTCGACGAGTCCGCCGTAGACGGTCCGCGGATTCTCGCCGGCGAGCACCATCCGCACGAGTTCCTGGGGCTCGGCGAGGCCGCTCGCCTCGATGACGATGACGTCGATGCGCGCCGAGGGCCGGGTGAGCCGTTCCAGATAGTCGTCGAGCTCACTGGCGTCCACGGCGCAGCACAGGCATCCGTTCCCCAGCGACACGGTGGAGTCCCCGAGCGCTCCGGCCACCGCCATCGCGTCGATCTCGATCGCCCCGAAGTCGTTGACGATCGCGCCGATGCGGCTGCCTCCGCTGTGGTGCAGGAGGTGGTTGAGCAGGGTGGTCTTGCCGGAGCCGAGGAAGCCGGCGAGGACGATGACGGGGATCTGCCGGTCACCGGCCAAAGGCGGCCCGTCCGGCGCCACCGGGGCCTGCTGCGGGCTGGTCTGGCTCAACGGGCGACCTCTTTCACACCGACGCGTGCGCCGGCTCGTGAACCGGCTTTTCGACGAGGCGGCTCGTGGACCGGCGCTCGTACGGGGAATTGCTGTCGTCCCAGGATACGAGTGGGGGGAATCGCCCCGAAGTGAACGATTGTTAGCGGCGCTCACGGGGCACACGTTGGGCATGGCGCCGGGACGCGCAACCCTCACTTCCCTCCGTGCGCCTCCTCTCCGCCTCCCCGCCGATCAGAGCCGCTCGGCAAGACTGGGAGACGGCAAGCGCGCCGCCCACCGCTCGCCGGTCCGCTCCCTGTCGCCCCACAACCGACGACCGGCGGAACGGTCGCCTGATTCGGGGGTTGACATGGCCACACGGAAATTCGGGGTACAGGGGTGGGGTTCCGCGTCCGTCGCGGGGCTCGCCTTCGCGGCGGGGGCCCTCACCGCCTTCGCCACCCGACGACGACGTTACGAAGAACTGCGCCTGCGGGTCGCGGAGATGGAGCGGGGAGCTCGGCAGAACGCCATGCTCGACCAGCAGCGCGCCCAGCACTACCTGCTGAGCAAGGCCATGGACGACGCCGACCTGGCAGCGGTGTACAGCACCGTCCAGGTGGATTCGCCCGTCCGGCAGCGCCAGTACCTCTTCGCGAACGCCATGTACACCAACGCCCTCCTCGCCTACCGCGTCGAGGTGGTCAGCTGGGAGGAACTCCACGGTCACCTTCGGATGTTCTGCCAGAACCCGATCTTTCGGGCCTACTGGGACGCCCATCGTCCACATCGGTCGAGCCTCGAGGGCAACTCGACGGAGGCACGGGTGGGCCGAATGGTGGACCGTCTCATCCTCGATCTGGACGAGGCCGACACGGAAGAGTGGTGGGTGGTGGGTGAACCACCCACCGAATAAACGCAGTTGATCTGCGCCGCCCGTTCCGCCACGCCGGTCGGCCCGCCACCCCCGAGTCGGCCCACGAGGATGTCCTCGGTAATAATGCCGCTATTCTGACCCCGCCCTCAGCCGTCGAGACGCGAGGAACCGGGGTCCATCGGCGTTTCTAGACACGAGGGCAGGGATCTTGAAAATCGTTCGTCGCATCGGTGCGTCCCCACGCGAGAGAGGCAGCATGTCCGGCGATTCGTGCCCGGACATCTTCGAGCTCAGCGACGGCAATTTCGCCGTCATCGGAACCGAGGCCACGGCGGCCCTCGACGACGAGCTCCCCTCCGACGCCGCTCGCGCCGACTACGAGCGCATCGTGATCGTCAGCAGAGAGACACTGGTACGCGCCAAGGCCGACATTCCCGACAAGTGACGCAGCCGTAGGACCGCGACACGGACTGCCCCGTCAACCGTCGAGGTCGGCACCCCGGTCACCCCGGTGAGGCTCGATCTCCGGACGCGGCGTCCCCGCAGGCCCCCGTGGACATGAACAGCCTTCGCCCCGTGCACGAACCTTGATGCCACGGGGCCGCTCCGAGCAGACCGGCGATCACCGCGCCCGGCAGTGCTCGACCACTACTCCGTGAGGTCCGATACCGGACCGGTGCCGGACCTCACGCAACGCACCCAGAACGCCTCACACCCCTCAGGCCGCTTCGGGAACCGCCACCGGCGGCACCGGTCCCACATATCGCGCCGACGGGCGGATGATCTTCGAATCCTGTGCCTG includes:
- a CDS encoding M23 family metallopeptidase translates to MAFTCGPGKHRRPSRVKRTTSNAVGVAALTTTGVIGTLAAPAFAADSSVEQTGLTQAITIGDSVAAQIDAQAAAQQRAADEAAAREKAEQAARKRAVEEARKERAAKERAARAAERKRLNTFVLPIPGSYVSTGYKAGGSLWSSGSHTGVDFHAASGTPVHAVGSGTVVTAGWGGAYGNQIVLRMHDGTYTMYGHLSSIGVAVGQTVTPGGVLGLSGATGNTTGPHLHFEARTTAEYGSDIDPVAYLRSHGVNV
- a CDS encoding M16 family metallopeptidase, with amino-acid sequence MTELATMDFHPQPQAGRPKPWAFPAPERGTLDNGLTLLHCDRPGQQVVAVEVLLAAPLEAEPAGLDGIATIMARAFSEGTDKLSAEEFAAELERCGATLDAHADHPGVRLSLEVPVSRLTKALGLLADALRAPAFAESEIERLVRNRLDEIPHESANPARRAAKELSKELFPPTSRMSRPRQGTEETVQKIDAAGVRAFYDRHVRPATSTAVIVGDLTGVDLDGLLAETLGAWTGSSAEPRPVPPVNADDTGRVIIVDRPGAVQTQLLIGRVGSDRHDRVWPAQVLGTYCLGGTLTSRLDRVLREEKGYTYGVRAFGQVMRSAPDGTGIAMLAISGSVDTPNTGPALDDLWKVLRTLAADGLTDAERDVAVQNLVGVAPLKFETAAAVAGTLADQVEQYLPDDYQATLYQQLAATGTVEATAAAVSAFPVDRLVTVLVGDATQIEEPVRALGIGEVTVVAAE
- a CDS encoding M16 family metallopeptidase, whose protein sequence is MGHTATAETGSGGLTATEHRLANGLRVVLSEDHLTPVAAVCLWYDVGSRHEVEGRTGLAHLFEHLMFQGSGQVKGNGHFELVQGAGGSLNGTTSFERTNYFETMPAHQLELALWLEADRMGSLLAALDDESMENQRDVVKNERRQRYDNVPYGTAFEKLTALAYPEGHPYHHTPIGSMADLDAATLEDARAFFRTYYAPNNAVLSVVGDIDPEQTLAWIEKYFGSIAGHDGKQAPRDGSLPETMGGQLREVVEEEVPARALMAAYRLPEDGTRASDAADLALTVLGGGESSRLYNRLVRRDRTAVAAGFGLLRLAGAPSLGWLDVKTSGDVEVPVIEAAVDEELARFAEEGPTTEEMERAQAQLEREWLDRLGTVAGRADELCRYAVLFGDPLLALTAVRRILDITAEEVQEVAKARLRPDNRAVLVYEPLADEATAADEATEATEAADDTDEEAAK
- a CDS encoding DNA gyrase/topoisomerase IV subunit A, with amino-acid sequence MARRSTKTPQPDDSYEEKILDIDVVDEMQGSFLEYAYSVIYSRALPDARDGLKPVHRRIVYQMNEMGLRPDRGYVKCARVVGEVMGKLHPHGDASIYDALVRLAQPFSMRLPLVDGHGNFGSLGNDDPPAAMRYTECRMADATSLMTESIDEDTVDFAPNYDGQEQEPGVLPAAYPNLLVNGSSGIAVGMATNMPPHNLGEVVAAARHLIRYPGADLDTLMKYVPGPDLPTGGRIVGLSGIRDAYESGRGTFKIRATVSVEDVTARRKGLVVTELPFTVGPEKVIAKIKDLVGAKKLQGIADVKDLTDRAHGLRLVIEVKNGFVPEAVLEQLYKLTPMEESFGINNVALVDGQPLTLGLKELLEVYLDHRFEVVRRRSEFRRGKKRDRLHLVEGLLVALIDIDEVIRLIRSSENSAQAKERLIERFSLSEIQTQYILDTPLRRLTKFDRIELESERDRLNGEIDELTGILDSDAELRKLVSTELAAVAKKFGTDRRTVLLESAGSAATTVPLQVADAPCRVLLSSTGLLARTANGDAFAEAEDAKRTKHDLIVSAVPATARGEIGVVISSGRLLRLNVIDLPQLPETAAAPNLSGGAPISEFLSSLEPGETVVCLTTLDESSPGLALGTEQGVVKRVVPDYPLNKEELEVITLKDGDRIVGAVELRTGEEDLVFVTDDAQLLRYQASQVRPQGRAAGGMAGIKLTDGAKVISFTVVDPAVDAVVFTVAGSRGTLDDSVQTTAKLTPFDQYPRKGRATGGVRCQRFLKGEDCLSLAWAGAAPARASQKNGTPAELPEMDPRRDGSGVSLAKTVSVVAGPV
- a CDS encoding CobW family GTP-binding protein, which encodes MAPDGPPLAGDRQIPVIVLAGFLGSGKTTLLNHLLHHSGGSRIGAIVNDFGAIEIDAMAVAGALGDSTVSLGNGCLCCAVDASELDDYLERLTRPSARIDVIVIEASGLAEPQELVRMVLAGENPRTVYGGLVEVVDAAEFDGTREKHPEIDRHLALADLVVVNKIDRAGGGERVLSTVRDLVDRAAVVSAVYGRVDPEFLFDRRPSEDRVGQLSFDDLHRHDEADRTDHEGRTDHDGGTDHDGRTGGDGRRDRDGHAGHLHTAYESLAFTSEVPLSPRRLMEFLDSRPEGLYRIKGYVDFGAHDRRNRYAVHAVGPFLRFRPEPWAVAPDPGAAAGERRTQLVLIGSGIDTTALGKDLAACEEDAPHADEHSMWGVLRYVQEQSPEG
- a CDS encoding DUF6082 family protein, whose translation is MATRKFGVQGWGSASVAGLAFAAGALTAFATRRRRYEELRLRVAEMERGARQNAMLDQQRAQHYLLSKAMDDADLAAVYSTVQVDSPVRQRQYLFANAMYTNALLAYRVEVVSWEELHGHLRMFCQNPIFRAYWDAHRPHRSSLEGNSTEARVGRMVDRLILDLDEADTEEWWVVGEPPTE